From the genome of Natronococcus sp. CG52:
TGACCGCCTTCCGGATTGCATCGTCTGATCCCGTTATGCTGTTGGGCCAATCGTACTTCGGAAACACTGAACGGAAGGATCGGCGTCGAATTGAGTATCAATTCCGCGAGGGGCGACATCCCCACTTTCTCTCGTCCGGTCCAGCGATGGAACTCGGCGTCGACATTGGTGATCTAGATTCGCTCCTCCTCTATGGAACGCCTCCAAATGCGAACTCGTACCTACAGCGCGTCGGACGCGCCGGTCGGAAATCCGGTTCGTCGATGATCCACTCCGTCAGCCGTCGGAATCCGATCGACTACTACTATTTCGAACGACCTGGCGAACTCATCAGCTCTGACGCACAGCCAGTCCCGTTGAACGAAACCAACGAGGAGGTATTGACGAGATCGCTCACGTGGGCCATTTTCGATTTTATCGCTGCAACGAAATGGATGCCGTGGCGACGTGAAGCGAGCGCTCTTCAAGATGCGTTCGTCTACGATACCGACGACGGTCCAACTGAACGGAGTGAGACCCGACCAAACGAGATCGTTACGTTCAGTTCTCTCTTGGCGAAGTCGTGTATTCAGCTTCAACCGGAGCTGACGTCTCTCCACTCGAAGGAATTCGGGATGTCATCAGTGAACACGAAACTGAAGCACGGTTGTGGATTCAGGATCTCCTTCGCTTCAGTTATTGCCAGCAATGTGGGCGCAAACACGATGCCGGATACGAAGGGCCATGCGCGAACGATTCGTGCACTGGGACGACAGTCTCCGCACTCGAGGAACATAGTGACGTTGTCGAGACAGCACTCGCCAATATCGAGTCACAATTTGTCGACGCCTATGTCCGGTTCGAAAACGACCTCTATGACGAACTGGACCGGATCGAAGACCGGATCAGTGATTTGCGTCGGTCTTCACGAAGCCGCCGAAATCGAAGGAGTGGCGCTTCGGAGGGGTCCGATGATCGTGAAGAACTCGAGCGCCTTCGGGAGCGACGGACACAACTAGACGAGTTTCTCCAGCGCCTCGAGGAACAGTCGTTCGGTGATTTCCTCTCGGCTTACAGCAACGGTGCGTTTAGTTTGCGAACGGTTTCGGATACGGTAACATACGAACTCATCGGAGATGATTTCGAACATGTCACCCAGAACGCGCTCAATCGGGAAGTGCGTATGGCGTTGTCTGAGTTACATCCTGGTGCTGCGTATCTACATTCGGACAATCAGACGTACGTGGTGACAGAGGTCATCGAGGATTCGTACGAGACACCAAAGATTCGAGAGGACCTCCCGGATGAGGCGATTTGCCTGACTTGTGGGATGGTCGATGAAATCGAAGCGGGTACCTGTGATAGTTGTGGGAGAGAACTGAAACGGCTGACAACCATCGTGCCGAAGCGTGTCAGAGCATATAAATCGAACCTCCCACTCGAGACACTGTCGACTGGTGATCAATTGACACCAAGTCGTATCTATCGAAATCATACTGAGGAAATACAGAGTACATACGCTCCGGTCGATAGTGAGGTCGTGTCGTTCGAACCTGATGCAGACAGAGCGTTCGAGATCGTCGACGGCGATGGGACACGACTCGGAACCTTCGCTCACGGTGCAGTAGAGATTCGGTCAACGACGAAGCAATTCAAGGCTTCGTACAAAGGCGGTGGGTCAGATCCACTGCCAACTGTCTTCGAACTCTGCGGAAACAACGGTTGTAATGGGGTTATCAGCCGTGACAGCGAGACAGCCTACTGCACCCGCCACCCTGAACACGACGTGAGCGACTCCAGAGCAGTTCGATTGGCTACCGAGTTCGGAACGCAAGGTGTTCGCGTCCAATTAAATCACAAAGAACTCGAGCATACAGTTGCACACGGACTCCGGATTGCCCTTCAGTATATCGGCGGTGTTGGCGTGAGGCAGGTTCCTGAAACCATCGAAGAGGACGGAACGTACGTCTACGACGGTGATAAAGGGGGCAGCGGGATCACCGTACTGCTGACCGAAGGTGCCGAGGACCCCGATGGGAAGTTCCAGCGCGCACTCGAACTTGTCGAAGAGGCGTTCGAATGTGATTGCGATGATGGATGTCCGTTCTGTGTGTTTCAGTACGGCTGTACCGAGCACAACGATCCCCAGTCGTTCGATAAAGAGGCGTTCCAATCGCTATTGGATAATGGCCTCGAACTCGATTCAATTTCGACAACTGAACTCGGAGGGGAAACAACTGCGAGAAAGATGGATGACTGAACGGTTACAATCATCGGCATCAGAATTGCGAATTCGCGACCCTGAGCACGTTTGGGGCGTTTCGCTGGAAAGTGTCTACCTCGCAGCAGCAGCCATCGCTGCAGACGAATCAATGGCTCGAGGTCTCAACTCTGGTTACCGGGCGAGCATTCTTGCCACCAATACGAAACGCGATCGAACAGTCCATACAACCGTTCACGAGGTGCTACTGTCGAAGCTGGGTTTGAGAACTCGAGGGGGAAGGCTGACGAACACTGGAGTAATTCTCGTCACTTCTGATGATCCGCTCCCGTTGCTCCAGCAACTCGTCGTTACCGAATTACCTCGAGTGCGGGCATTGTTGAGACGCCTTCCAGACGATGTCCAGGGGTTCTCACGGAGAGAATTCGAATCGTTCCTCCAAGATGAATACGACGAGACTGTCACAGCACCACTCCTCGCCTCGTTCGGTTTCGGTGACCTGGGGACATACGGATACGAACCCTGCACAGAGGAAGTAGCCGATGAAATACTGTATGATCGGCCCGATCAACCGCTGCCGTCATATGCCTGGACCACCGAAGTGGTTCGGGCGATGACAGGAGTGCGTGACGAGATGTTACTGAGCCAGATCGTTGCCACACTCGAGGACGAAGACCAGCGAGTCAACGTCCCACACACGAACCACGATGTGCTCTTGGCAGAACCGAACCGAGAGCCGTGTCTGGATCCGGAAAGCATCACAGCAGCGATTTCCGTGGCTGTCGACAGATTGAATCGTGAACAGACAGTCATACAGCAACTACTGGTCACGAACGAAGACCACCTGCGAGAGAACGGTTCGGTGATAACGATAGAGGACGTCGTTGAGACGACTGAACTCTCACGAACTGCCGCACAATTC
Proteins encoded in this window:
- a CDS encoding helicase-related protein, whose product is MKENTDNGYLVRFNPESVECALVSEAIPIDYDSVEERFYTEFDKEVSEIDADLSTFTADYKDRADLRHPYFTLTAFRIASSDPVMLLGQSYFGNTERKDRRRIEYQFREGRHPHFLSSGPAMELGVDIGDLDSLLLYGTPPNANSYLQRVGRAGRKSGSSMIHSVSRRNPIDYYYFERPGELISSDAQPVPLNETNEEVLTRSLTWAIFDFIAATKWMPWRREASALQDAFVYDTDDGPTERSETRPNEIVTFSSLLAKSCIQLQPELTSLHSKEFGMSSVNTKLKHGCGFRISFASVIASNVGANTMPDTKGHARTIRALGRQSPHSRNIVTLSRQHSPISSHNLSTPMSGSKTTSMTNWTGSKTGSVICVGLHEAAEIEGVALRRGPMIVKNSSAFGSDGHN
- a CDS encoding Zn-binding domain-containing protein, which translates into the protein MTEVIEDSYETPKIREDLPDEAICLTCGMVDEIEAGTCDSCGRELKRLTTIVPKRVRAYKSNLPLETLSTGDQLTPSRIYRNHTEEIQSTYAPVDSEVVSFEPDADRAFEIVDGDGTRLGTFAHGAVEIRSTTKQFKASYKGGGSDPLPTVFELCGNNGCNGVISRDSETAYCTRHPEHDVSDSRAVRLATEFGTQGVRVQLNHKELEHTVAHGLRIALQYIGGVGVRQVPETIEEDGTYVYDGDKGGSGITVLLTEGAEDPDGKFQRALELVEEAFECDCDDGCPFCVFQYGCTEHNDPQSFDKEAFQSLLDNGLELDSISTTELGGETTARKMDD